From a region of the Acinetobacter calcoaceticus genome:
- a CDS encoding YgiQ family radical SAM protein — MSTAYTMQTAPKALFDYDKYWASCFEPAPFLPMSREEMDQLGWDACDFILVCGDAYIDHPSFVSGVIGRVLEAQGFRVGIIAQPDWTNAESFRVLGKPTIAWGVTAGNMDSMINRYTADRKIRSDDAYSPNNEPNKRPDRAATVYCQRCREAFPDVPVLLGGIEGSLRRIAHYDYWSDKVRRSILMDSKADLLMYGNGERAIIDVMHRLAKGEKIHEITDVRGTAFIINKHNKASKAKFVEVASNDVDTIGRVDPIINPYVMTEDIDGCEVEKEKGNSLAQYQDFQKEIVANPIIREGDKLDDDTQIVQLKPAPSKAIKHKLPPRELAVIRLPSFEEVSNDHVLYAHANRILHLETNPGNARALVQRHGERDVWINPPPIPLTTEEMDYVFDLPYARLPHPTYGNARFPAFDMIKFSVNIMRGCFGGCTFCSITEHEGRIIQNRSEDSILREIEKIRDTAPNFTGIISDLGGPTANMYRLHCKDPEIEKNCRKPSCVYPGVCQNLHTDHAPLVQLYRKARAIKGVKKILIGSGLRYDLAVLNPEYVKELVQHHVGGYLKIAPEHTENGPLSKMMKPGIGTYDRFKQMFDRFSKEAGKEQYLIPYFIAAHPGTSDYDMMHLAIWLKKNGFRADQVQTFYPSPMATATTMYYSGKNPLAKVARYTEKVDIVKGEKRRRLHKAFLRYHDPNNWPLLREALKEMGRVDLIGNSKQHLIPTYQPQGTAEGEYKSARKKNSSVAGDSAKRGQGQSHSAAGQKRPQKGQVLTQHTGLPPRETGEKRPFGGKSKPRTKARG; from the coding sequence ATGTCTACCGCTTATACTATGCAAACTGCGCCAAAAGCGCTGTTTGATTACGACAAATATTGGGCGTCGTGTTTTGAACCAGCACCATTTTTGCCGATGTCACGAGAAGAAATGGACCAACTCGGCTGGGATGCATGTGACTTTATTTTAGTATGTGGCGATGCTTATATTGACCATCCTTCGTTTGTGTCAGGCGTTATTGGTCGTGTTCTTGAAGCTCAAGGTTTCCGTGTCGGAATTATTGCACAGCCAGACTGGACCAATGCTGAAAGCTTCCGAGTTTTAGGTAAGCCAACCATTGCTTGGGGTGTGACAGCAGGTAATATGGATTCGATGATCAACCGTTATACGGCAGATCGTAAAATCCGTTCGGATGATGCTTATTCTCCTAATAATGAGCCGAACAAACGCCCTGACCGTGCAGCAACGGTATATTGCCAACGTTGTCGTGAAGCATTCCCAGATGTACCTGTGTTATTAGGTGGGATTGAAGGCAGTTTACGTCGTATTGCGCACTACGATTATTGGTCAGATAAAGTTCGTCGTTCAATTTTGATGGATTCTAAAGCCGATTTGCTTATGTATGGTAATGGTGAACGTGCCATTATTGATGTTATGCACCGTTTGGCTAAAGGTGAAAAAATCCACGAAATTACTGATGTTCGTGGTACAGCTTTTATTATTAATAAACATAACAAAGCATCAAAAGCAAAGTTTGTTGAAGTTGCAAGTAATGATGTAGATACGATTGGACGTGTTGATCCAATTATTAACCCTTATGTTATGACAGAAGATATTGATGGCTGTGAGGTTGAAAAAGAAAAAGGCAACTCTTTAGCTCAATATCAAGACTTCCAAAAAGAAATCGTTGCAAATCCGATTATTCGTGAAGGCGACAAACTAGACGACGATACTCAAATCGTTCAATTAAAGCCCGCACCGTCAAAAGCTATTAAACATAAATTGCCTCCACGCGAGTTGGCGGTCATTCGTTTACCTTCTTTTGAAGAAGTGTCAAATGATCACGTGCTTTATGCACATGCAAACCGTATTTTGCATCTTGAAACCAATCCGGGTAATGCTCGTGCATTGGTTCAACGCCATGGTGAGCGTGATGTATGGATTAATCCACCTCCAATTCCTCTAACCACTGAGGAAATGGATTATGTGTTTGATTTACCTTATGCACGTTTGCCTCACCCGACATATGGCAATGCACGTTTCCCTGCGTTTGATATGATCAAATTCTCGGTCAATATTATGCGTGGCTGTTTTGGTGGTTGTACTTTCTGTTCGATTACGGAACATGAAGGCCGTATTATTCAAAACCGTTCGGAAGACTCGATTTTACGTGAAATTGAGAAAATCCGTGACACAGCACCAAACTTTACAGGCATTATTTCAGACTTGGGTGGTCCAACGGCAAATATGTACCGTTTGCACTGTAAAGATCCTGAAATTGAGAAAAACTGTCGTAAACCTTCGTGTGTATATCCGGGTGTTTGTCAAAACTTGCATACCGATCATGCGCCTTTAGTACAGCTTTATCGTAAAGCTCGTGCAATTAAAGGTGTGAAGAAGATTCTGATTGGTTCAGGTTTACGTTATGACCTTGCGGTATTGAACCCTGAATATGTGAAAGAACTGGTACAACATCATGTTGGTGGTTATTTAAAAATTGCACCAGAGCATACCGAAAATGGCCCGTTGTCTAAGATGATGAAGCCAGGTATTGGAACATATGATCGCTTCAAGCAAATGTTTGATCGCTTTAGTAAAGAAGCAGGAAAAGAGCAATACTTAATTCCTTACTTTATTGCCGCACATCCAGGCACTTCAGACTATGACATGATGCATCTTGCAATCTGGCTTAAGAAGAATGGTTTCCGTGCCGATCAGGTACAGACGTTCTATCCATCACCGATGGCAACCGCAACGACCATGTACTATTCGGGTAAAAACCCACTTGCTAAAGTAGCTCGCTATACTGAAAAGGTTGATATTGTAAAAGGTGAGAAGCGTCGTCGTTTGCACAAAGCATTCTTACGCTATCATGATCCAAACAACTGGCCATTACTTCGTGAAGCCTTAAAAGAAATGGGCCGTGTAGATTTGATTGGTAATTCAAAGCAGCATTTGATTCCGACTTATCAGCCACAAGGGACTGCCGAAGGTGAATATAAGTCTGCGCGTAAGAAGAACTCGTCTGTAGCGGGAGATTCAGCAAAACGTGGTCAGGGGCAATCTCACTCGGCAGCAGGGCAAAAACGTCCACAAAAAGGACAGGTTCTAACCCAGCATACGGGTTTGCCTCCTCGTGAAACAGGCGAGAAAAGACCGTTTGGTGGGAAAAGTAAACCAAGAACTAAAGCACGCGGTTAA
- a CDS encoding esterase-like activity of phytase family protein has product MSKKTLVALLCCASLGLTACNDDNDQEQTSPIENVTEPTLISFAKLPVETYAVGPDSGAYVKGANGIYPPFKGQPVQGFSAALKNEDGSYMAMADNGFGTQDNSSDFLLRIYKLKPDFKTKAKGTGQVTVQSFIQLRDPNKLIPFNIVNGHTAERLLTGADFDPESMQRTNDGTYWIGDEFGPYLLHFSADGVLLDAPIALPNPLNPDQELRSPQNQFNKAQINFVEPLVQQSGGFEGMAISPDGQYLYPLVEKPLKSIQETERQLLISQFDVKKKAYTGKYYWFQLDSKATNIGDFQLFNNNEGIIIERDATQNNLGGYKKLIRIKLNETGQPVSREDLVDLIKIANPNLLYGTARAGDIGTQQVFAFPFETIEDVIIENGTTLTVLNDNNFPGSTGRNAKLADDNEIIQIRLPKALF; this is encoded by the coding sequence ATGAGCAAAAAAACTTTAGTCGCATTATTATGCTGTGCCAGTTTAGGATTGACGGCATGTAACGATGATAACGATCAAGAACAAACCTCACCCATTGAAAACGTTACCGAACCGACCTTAATTTCTTTTGCCAAGTTACCTGTAGAAACCTATGCTGTTGGACCAGATTCTGGAGCATATGTGAAAGGTGCAAATGGAATTTATCCTCCATTTAAAGGCCAACCTGTGCAGGGTTTTTCTGCGGCATTAAAAAATGAAGATGGCAGTTATATGGCAATGGCTGATAACGGGTTTGGGACTCAAGATAATTCATCAGACTTTTTACTTCGTATCTATAAATTAAAGCCTGATTTCAAAACTAAAGCTAAAGGCACGGGTCAAGTGACTGTGCAAAGCTTTATCCAACTGCGTGATCCAAACAAGTTAATTCCATTTAATATTGTTAATGGTCATACAGCTGAGCGTTTATTAACGGGCGCTGATTTTGACCCAGAGTCAATGCAACGTACTAATGATGGAACTTATTGGATTGGGGATGAGTTTGGCCCTTATTTACTTCATTTTTCAGCAGATGGTGTGTTGCTAGATGCTCCGATTGCTCTGCCAAATCCATTAAATCCGGATCAAGAACTTCGCTCTCCTCAAAATCAGTTTAATAAAGCGCAAATTAATTTTGTAGAACCTTTAGTTCAGCAAAGTGGCGGTTTTGAAGGCATGGCAATTTCTCCAGATGGCCAGTATCTCTATCCTCTTGTAGAGAAACCGCTTAAATCAATTCAAGAAACGGAACGACAATTGCTGATTTCTCAATTTGATGTGAAGAAAAAAGCTTATACCGGAAAATATTATTGGTTCCAATTGGACAGTAAGGCAACCAATATTGGTGACTTCCAACTCTTTAATAATAATGAAGGCATCATTATTGAGCGTGATGCAACTCAGAATAATTTAGGCGGATATAAAAAATTAATCCGTATTAAACTGAATGAGACAGGTCAACCCGTCAGTCGTGAAGATTTAGTTGATTTAATTAAAATTGCCAATCCAAATTTACTTTATGGCACAGCAAGAGCAGGGGATATTGGCACACAACAAGTTTTCGCCTTCCCATTTGAAACCATTGAAGATGTCATTATTGAAAATGGTACAACGCTGACGGTTCTAAATGATAATAACTTCCCTGGATCTACTGGGCGTAATGCTAAGCTGGCCGACGATAACGAAATTATTCAAATCCGCTTACCAAAAGCTTTATTCTAA
- a CDS encoding helix-turn-helix domain-containing protein, which translates to MDIGEVAKKAKVTTATLRFYEEKGLIKSIGRQGLRRQYGKQVLDQLALISLGRAAGFSLNEIATMFGQDGKPDLDRQKLKDKAEQLEQMAKRLHFISQGLQHAAVCPAENHMECPTFQNFLKAAIAGEYPPTKL; encoded by the coding sequence ATGGATATTGGTGAAGTTGCTAAGAAGGCAAAAGTTACAACTGCAACGCTACGTTTTTATGAAGAGAAGGGATTAATTAAGTCGATAGGGCGGCAAGGTTTGCGTCGACAATATGGTAAACAAGTGCTTGATCAACTTGCATTAATTTCTTTAGGTCGTGCTGCGGGTTTTTCCTTAAATGAAATCGCCACAATGTTTGGACAAGATGGTAAACCAGATCTTGATCGGCAAAAATTAAAAGATAAAGCTGAACAATTAGAGCAAATGGCAAAGCGATTACATTTTATTAGTCAGGGATTACAACATGCTGCTGTGTGTCCTGCTGAAAATCATATGGAATGTCCTACTTTTCAGAACTTTTTGAAAGCAGCAATTGCTGGAGAATATCCGCCAACCAAACTTTAA
- a CDS encoding DUF2938 domain-containing protein, with protein sequence MNTLTLLFQTLCLGIGATIVMDIWLLILKIFKVPTLNFAFLGRWVGWIFQGKLVHQSIAQSPQIKGEYLLGWITHYSIGLIFAFSFLFIVGSDWLIHPQFYSALLFGVVTVLIPFFIMQPAMGSGIASSKTPHPFLNCLKSLLNHSVFGCGLYLTAKIFQI encoded by the coding sequence ATGAATACTCTTACTTTACTTTTTCAAACTTTATGCCTTGGTATTGGCGCAACAATAGTTATGGATATCTGGCTGTTAATACTAAAGATATTTAAGGTTCCCACCTTAAACTTTGCCTTTCTCGGACGCTGGGTTGGTTGGATATTTCAAGGAAAACTAGTCCATCAATCTATTGCCCAAAGCCCTCAAATTAAGGGGGAATATTTATTAGGCTGGATTACTCACTATAGTATCGGGCTGATCTTTGCATTCAGCTTTCTTTTCATTGTAGGCTCCGATTGGCTCATTCACCCTCAGTTTTACTCAGCGCTACTATTTGGTGTAGTCACAGTTCTCATTCCCTTTTTTATTATGCAACCTGCGATGGGTAGTGGGATTGCTTCTTCAAAAACCCCTCATCCATTTTTGAATTGTCTAAAAAGTTTGCTTAACCATAGTGTTTTTGGCTGTGGTTTGTATCTCACTGCAAAAATTTTTCAAATTTAA
- a CDS encoding flavodoxin family protein, protein MKTIAIIYHSRQGHTQFIAQQIQTGVLSQKNIKADLLSAGHLIENPEILIHYDGLIWGSPTYLGGVSSKLKQLMDATGPLWKKQSFKGKLAAGFTVSSLPAGDKQSTLISLFTFCMQHGMLWVGNPILPEQHQGVPYAQAANRLGSWSGLMAQAEHSSNADGFDEGDIKTARLFGSNFAMTLNAYLGV, encoded by the coding sequence ATGAAAACCATTGCTATTATTTACCATAGCCGCCAAGGTCATACACAATTTATTGCCCAGCAGATTCAAACGGGCGTATTAAGCCAAAAAAATATTAAAGCCGATCTACTGAGTGCTGGACATCTCATTGAAAACCCTGAAATACTTATCCACTATGATGGCTTAATTTGGGGATCTCCTACTTACTTAGGCGGAGTGTCCTCAAAACTAAAACAACTCATGGATGCAACAGGTCCATTGTGGAAAAAACAGAGCTTTAAAGGAAAACTAGCTGCTGGGTTTACCGTCTCCTCTCTCCCCGCAGGCGATAAGCAATCGACCTTAATTTCACTTTTTACCTTTTGTATGCAACACGGCATGTTATGGGTCGGTAATCCAATTCTGCCCGAGCAACATCAAGGTGTACCTTATGCTCAAGCAGCTAACCGACTCGGTTCATGGTCAGGCTTAATGGCTCAGGCTGAACATTCAAGTAATGCCGATGGATTTGATGAAGGTGACATCAAAACTGCTCGATTATTTGGAAGTAATTTTGCAATGACCTTGAATGCCTATCTGGGAGTTTAA